The Dokdonia donghaensis DSW-1 DNA window TTAAGATAGAGCATAGCTGTTTCTATAAGCTGGCTTTTATCAGATTTTCCAGTTCTACTAAGACCATCAAAGGTGTCTTTAAGTAAGTTTATATTTTCTATTGCGGCACCTAGCACCACGGTAAGTAGCTGGTTATGCTCTGTGGTGATAAATTGTACAGGATCTGTAGTGAGGGTTGCAGGTTGCGCTTTCGCGAAAGCGTACTCCTCCTCACTTATTTCTATATACTGCTTATTATCAATCCATCCCTCGTACTTATCGTGTGAGAGTTTAATGCGGCTCCATTTTTTGCGTTGCTCGACTACCTTAAAATGTTCTCCATAGAGAACCTGGTTTACAAGTTCGCTAGGATCCGAAGGTTCGGCACGCATTGGGACAATACTAAGCTGGCAGATACCGTAACGCATAGTTTTTATAAAGTTCTCTTAGTTGTGATTTTCTATAACCATTGCAGATGCGCCACCGCCACCATTACAAATGGCTGCCGCTCCTAGTGAAGCATTATTTTGCTTTAATACATTTATTAATGTAATAAGAATACGCACACCACTACAACCTAATGGATGTCCTAATGATACTGCGCCTCCGTTTACGTTTGTATTTTCATCTGTAAGTCCTAATATTTTCATATTTGCCAGACCTACTACAGAAAATGCTTCATTAAACTCAAAGAAGTCTATCTCATCTTGAGTCACTCCTGCCTTATCTAGTGCTTTTGGTAATGCTTTAGAAGGTGCTGTTGTAAACCATTCTGGCTCGTGAGCAGCATCTGCATATCCTTTTACTGTACATAGCGGTGTAAGGTTAAGCTCTTTTGCTTTTTCTTCACTCATTACGATTACTGCACCGGCACCATCATTTATAGTAGAAGCGTTTGCTGCTGTAACGGTTCCTTCTTTTGTAAAAGCAGGACGTAAAGCTGGTATTTTTTCCATTTTTACATTAGTGTACTCCTCATCACGATCTACAATCACATCGTCACCACGTCTTTGTGGCACAGGTACAGGTACAACTTCGTTATCAAATTTTCCTGCATCCCAGGCTGCAGCACTGCGTTTATAACTTTGGATGGCATAATTATCTTGATCTTCACGAGAGAATTCGTACTCTGTAGCACAAGTATCTGCACAAACACCCATAGCATTGCCATCATAGGCATCTACAAGACCGTCTTTTTGCATACCATCTACCATTGATTGTGGTCCAAATTTATGACCATTACGTAGGTGTACATAATGAGGGATTCTGCTCATATTTTCCATACCACCAGCTACTACAACATCTGCATCTCCTAGTGCTACAGCCTGAGCTGCCATCATTACAGCTTTCATTCCAGAAGCACATACTTTGTTTATAGTTGTACAAGGTACTGTATCTGGAATACCTGCACCAAGCGCAGCTTGTCTAGCTGGAGCTTGACCTACACCCGCTTGTACAACATTACCCATAAATACTTCGTTTACAGAAGCTGGATCAAGGTTAATTTTATCTAGAGCTCCTTTTATAGCAATTGCTCCTAGCTTACTTGCAGTTACTGAGGAAAGTGCTCCCATAAAACTACCTATAGGTGTACGTGCCGCAGCAACTATAACAACGTTTTTACTCATATTATTTGTGTTTGAAGTGCTTAATTTTAGTCTTGCGAATGTAAGAAAAAATATAAGATTTTTGAGGCTTCAAGACAGCACCTAAGGGTAATTGAAGCGATATTATTTTAGTATTTTAGCTACTTAGTATTATACCTTATGAGTACAACGGCACAGCAGTTTTATAAACATCAAGATCTTCTCTATAAATTCTTGCTTATCATCATATGTGCTGGTTTTATTGTTTATTTCTTCCCAAAGAGCGGAAAGTTTAAATATGAAATACAAAAGGGTTTTCCGTGGCAGTATGAAAACCTATATGCAGACGAAGACTTTGCAATACTAAAAAGTGCAGACGAGCTAGCCCAAGAACAGGAGCAAATAAAATCTCAATCTGCAATTTATTATGAATATGATCAAGCTGTAATAAATAAAGTTTTAGCACTATACGATTCAAATTTTAATAAAGCCTTTCCTGATACTTTATCATATACTAGCACAAAACAGGAGCTTAAAGACTATGGAAAAAATCTATTATCTACGTTTTATAAAAATGGTGTAGTAAAAGATAAACCTGTTTATAATAGTGG harbors:
- a CDS encoding acetyl-CoA C-acyltransferase, whose protein sequence is MSKNVVIVAAARTPIGSFMGALSSVTASKLGAIAIKGALDKINLDPASVNEVFMGNVVQAGVGQAPARQAALGAGIPDTVPCTTINKVCASGMKAVMMAAQAVALGDADVVVAGGMENMSRIPHYVHLRNGHKFGPQSMVDGMQKDGLVDAYDGNAMGVCADTCATEYEFSREDQDNYAIQSYKRSAAAWDAGKFDNEVVPVPVPQRRGDDVIVDRDEEYTNVKMEKIPALRPAFTKEGTVTAANASTINDGAGAVIVMSEEKAKELNLTPLCTVKGYADAAHEPEWFTTAPSKALPKALDKAGVTQDEIDFFEFNEAFSVVGLANMKILGLTDENTNVNGGAVSLGHPLGCSGVRILITLINVLKQNNASLGAAAICNGGGGASAMVIENHN
- a CDS encoding C40 family peptidase — its product is MRYGICQLSIVPMRAEPSDPSELVNQVLYGEHFKVVEQRKKWSRIKLSHDKYEGWIDNKQYIEISEEEYAFAKAQPATLTTDPVQFITTEHNQLLTVVLGAAIENINLLKDTFDGLSRTGKSDKSQLIETAMLYLKSPYLWGGRTPFGIDCSGFTQMVYRLNGYSLKRDASQQATQGEALSFIEESEPGDLAFFDNTEGAITHVGIIMEDNYIIHAHGEVRIDRLDHSGIYNVHKRTHTHKLRVIKKII